Proteins from one Deltaproteobacteria bacterium genomic window:
- a CDS encoding glycosyltransferase family 39 protein: MLIALVARSVVAAFSVDVPGDGPTRAIEAWRWQQNPHLVMWGVWPPGLTYLTAVVALVQPDPRWSVRILNVVAGTMTIPVFAAVARRIVAPNAAWLATASLALLPLHVELSVTSLTESTFILEILIGLWLVMRAREATVAAWMLGATALALAVMTRYDAWWFAPALLAAVASTGRWRGFVGLALAMGMFPVAWCVGNMLAVGDPLYGLSMVRRDSEIAGAVSTGLGPALAIIAEVGADALGLPLVMGVAVAIGIALRRGRELLRFERVVYVAVTGTFWIAITWFAMNRGRNVFDRYLVLGLVLLLPVAAVPWSRLCRTRRVLAGLAVVLALASAMPRLEQWPPRTRWITWSPPRDMELLTAWMRSSPYRDASVVLTEMGWVSTYFALLWPEATARRIIVSPWTTDYELGRFLERRPTLLVTVPTDADLRQRIERVGGGPMIGASPLRTFGALEVRVLAAAPAAASP; this comes from the coding sequence ATGCTGATCGCCTTGGTAGCGCGCTCGGTGGTTGCCGCGTTCTCCGTCGACGTCCCCGGCGACGGCCCGACGCGGGCGATCGAGGCCTGGCGGTGGCAGCAGAACCCGCACCTGGTCATGTGGGGTGTCTGGCCGCCTGGTCTGACCTATCTGACGGCGGTCGTAGCGCTCGTGCAACCGGATCCGCGCTGGTCGGTTCGCATCCTGAACGTCGTCGCTGGCACGATGACGATCCCCGTGTTCGCGGCCGTCGCACGCCGTATCGTCGCGCCGAATGCGGCGTGGCTGGCGACCGCCTCGCTCGCCTTGTTGCCGTTGCACGTCGAGCTCAGCGTGACGTCGCTCACGGAGAGCACCTTCATCCTCGAGATCCTGATCGGACTGTGGCTCGTGATGCGCGCTCGCGAGGCCACGGTGGCTGCCTGGATGCTCGGGGCGACGGCGCTCGCTCTGGCAGTCATGACTCGCTACGATGCCTGGTGGTTCGCGCCCGCCCTCCTTGCCGCCGTTGCGAGTACGGGCCGCTGGCGGGGCTTCGTCGGCCTGGCCCTCGCGATGGGCATGTTTCCGGTCGCCTGGTGTGTCGGCAACATGCTCGCCGTCGGCGATCCGCTCTACGGGCTCAGCATGGTGCGCAGGGACAGCGAGATCGCCGGAGCCGTATCGACCGGGCTCGGGCCCGCGCTTGCCATCATCGCCGAGGTCGGCGCCGACGCCCTGGGACTTCCGCTCGTCATGGGTGTCGCGGTCGCCATTGGCATCGCTCTCCGCCGCGGCCGTGAGCTCCTGCGATTCGAGCGTGTCGTCTACGTCGCTGTCACGGGAACCTTCTGGATCGCGATCACATGGTTCGCGATGAACCGCGGGCGCAACGTGTTCGACCGCTACCTCGTGCTCGGCCTCGTACTGCTGCTGCCCGTCGCTGCCGTGCCGTGGTCTCGGCTCTGCCGCACGCGACGCGTGCTCGCCGGTCTGGCGGTCGTACTCGCGCTCGCGAGCGCGATGCCCCGGCTCGAGCAGTGGCCCCCGAGAACGAGATGGATCACGTGGTCGCCGCCGCGCGACATGGAGCTGCTCACGGCATGGATGCGCAGCAGCCCGTACCGCGACGCGAGCGTCGTTCTCACGGAGATGGGATGGGTGTCCACGTACTTTGCGCTGCTCTGGCCCGAGGCGACGGCACGGCGGATCATCGTGTCGCCCTGGACGACCGACTACGAGCTGGGTCGTTTTCTCGAACGCCGGCCGACACTGCTCGTGACGGTGCCGACGGATGCCGACTTGCGGCAGCGGATCGAGCGTGTGGGCGGCGGGCCCATGATCGGCGCCTCACCGCTGCGGACCTTCGGTGCGCTCGAGGTGCGCGTGCTCGCCGCCGCGCCGGCCGCGGCGAGTCCATGA
- a CDS encoding HlyC/CorC family transporter yields the protein MLVVLNGVFSGAEIAILTIRDTRLQQLVDAGSRRARTVHLLRNQPERFLATVQIGITVVGAAAAALGGATTAETLGGALAHLGVPARTAGVLALVLVVATISYLSIVLGELVPKSLALRHAERYALFIGPMLWTIAWLVRPAVRVLTASSNVVLRPFGDSTTFSESRLSPEELQELVEQAGKTGTLDEETSEIASRALDFGLLTAGEIMLPRNRIDAIPRHATFEEVKQVLLEDGHARMPVYDGSLDNIVGYVSAKDVLALAWEGRLVVLEDLIRPPLFLPESTRATQILEEMRKRHTAIAFVVDEHGGLSGLLTLRDLIEEVLGVLSTDEDEEAEEFLRLEGEGRAVARGYAPIRELNRELGTDLPEDEDYSTVAGYCLALAGGIPQRGTKLTAPDGTQLEVLDASPHLVRLVRVVRPSEA from the coding sequence ATCCTCGTCGTGCTGAACGGCGTCTTTTCCGGCGCCGAGATCGCGATCCTCACGATCCGCGACACCCGGCTGCAGCAGCTCGTCGACGCCGGGTCACGCCGCGCGCGCACCGTCCACCTGCTGCGCAACCAGCCCGAGCGCTTCCTGGCGACGGTCCAGATCGGCATCACGGTGGTCGGCGCAGCCGCGGCTGCGCTCGGCGGCGCGACGACGGCGGAGACCCTGGGCGGAGCCCTCGCGCACCTCGGCGTCCCCGCGCGCACCGCCGGGGTGCTGGCGCTCGTGCTGGTCGTCGCCACGATCTCCTACCTCTCGATCGTCCTCGGCGAGCTGGTCCCGAAGTCGCTCGCGCTCCGACACGCCGAGCGCTACGCGCTCTTCATCGGCCCGATGCTGTGGACCATCGCCTGGCTCGTCAGACCCGCCGTGCGGGTCCTGACGGCGAGCTCGAACGTCGTCCTGCGACCGTTCGGCGACAGCACGACCTTCTCCGAGTCGCGGCTCTCGCCCGAGGAGCTGCAGGAGCTGGTCGAGCAGGCCGGCAAGACCGGCACCCTCGACGAGGAGACGAGCGAGATCGCATCGCGCGCCCTCGACTTCGGCCTCCTCACGGCCGGCGAGATCATGCTCCCGCGCAACCGCATCGACGCCATCCCGCGCCATGCCACCTTCGAAGAGGTGAAGCAGGTCCTCCTCGAGGACGGGCACGCCCGCATGCCCGTCTACGACGGCTCGCTCGACAACATCGTCGGCTACGTGAGCGCAAAGGACGTGCTGGCGCTCGCGTGGGAGGGGCGTCTGGTCGTCCTCGAGGACCTGATCCGCCCGCCGCTCTTCCTGCCCGAGAGCACGCGCGCGACCCAGATCCTGGAGGAGATGCGTAAGCGCCACACGGCGATCGCGTTCGTCGTCGACGAGCACGGGGGCCTTTCGGGACTCCTCACCCTGCGCGACCTCATCGAAGAGGTCCTCGGCGTGCTCTCGACGGACGAGGACGAGGAGGCGGAGGAGTTCCTCCGGCTCGAGGGCGAGGGCCGCGCGGTCGCCCGCGGCTACGCCCCGATTCGTGAGCTCAACCGGGAGCTCGGCACCGACCTCCCCGAGGACGAGGACTACTCGACGGTCGCCGGCTACTGCCTCGCCCTCGCCGGCGGCATTCCGCAGCGCGGCACCAAGCTCACCGCACCCGACGGGACGCAGCTCGAGGTCCTCGACGCATCGCCCCACCTCGTACGCCTCGTGCGCGTCGTTCGGCCGAGCGAGGCATGA
- a CDS encoding MFS transporter — protein sequence MSGRRHGETWLLTVLTLTSTINWADRQVVPILFPGIRAELGLTDTELGIVGGLAFSLIYAVTGFLFGFAADRWLRIRVVAFGLATWSVATAAGGLATDFTTLFWARFFTGIGEASLFPCAVSLIGERFPPERRGRALGIYGMSAAIGAGLGVGLGGRVADVLGWRTVFFLYGGSGLLLVPLLLTLPEARRPRRDHALDHPVAVVRALLADARLSLLWLAGMTAMASGIGYAAWVPSFFVRDHGLDVTGAGLLFGAAALVGGVAGSLLGGMLADRRGRVRPAGEVDVAIGSGLLAAPLIATTLDLTSPLLFVPVGLLASTAIYAFFPALQSLLVRIVPKERHGTAAALNVFFLGGLGSALGPFVVGRISDASGSLHTALLLPAAGFLVAAVIVALAGRLARRA from the coding sequence ATGAGCGGTCGCCGGCACGGCGAGACCTGGCTCCTCACCGTCCTCACGCTCACGAGCACGATCAACTGGGCCGACCGGCAGGTCGTGCCGATCCTCTTCCCCGGCATCCGCGCCGAGCTCGGGCTCACCGACACGGAGCTCGGCATCGTGGGCGGGCTCGCGTTCTCCCTGATCTACGCCGTGACCGGATTCCTCTTCGGATTCGCGGCCGACCGCTGGCTGCGGATACGCGTCGTCGCCTTTGGGCTCGCCACGTGGAGCGTGGCGACCGCCGCCGGCGGGCTCGCGACCGACTTCACGACGCTCTTCTGGGCGCGATTCTTCACCGGCATCGGCGAGGCCAGCCTCTTTCCGTGCGCCGTCTCCCTGATCGGCGAGCGCTTCCCCCCCGAGCGCCGCGGCCGCGCCCTCGGCATCTACGGCATGTCGGCCGCGATCGGCGCCGGGCTCGGCGTCGGCCTCGGCGGACGCGTCGCCGACGTGCTCGGATGGCGCACCGTCTTCTTCCTGTACGGAGGCAGCGGCCTCCTCCTCGTCCCGCTCCTCCTGACGCTGCCCGAGGCCCGCCGTCCCCGGCGCGACCACGCGCTCGACCACCCCGTCGCCGTCGTGCGCGCGCTCCTCGCCGACGCGCGTCTCAGCCTGCTCTGGCTGGCCGGCATGACCGCGATGGCCTCGGGCATCGGCTACGCCGCGTGGGTCCCGTCGTTCTTCGTGCGCGATCACGGCCTCGACGTCACGGGTGCGGGGCTCCTCTTCGGCGCCGCGGCGCTCGTCGGCGGCGTCGCGGGCAGCCTCCTCGGCGGGATGCTGGCCGACCGCCGCGGCCGCGTCCGCCCGGCGGGCGAGGTCGACGTGGCGATCGGGAGCGGGCTCCTTGCCGCGCCGCTCATCGCCACGACCCTCGACCTCACCTCCCCACTGCTCTTCGTCCCCGTCGGCCTCCTCGCATCCACCGCCATCTACGCCTTCTTTCCCGCTCTCCAGTCGCTCCTCGTGCGCATCGTGCCGAAGGAGCGGCACGGCACCGCGGCAGCGCTCAACGTCTTCTTCCTCGGCGGGCTCGGGAGCGCCCTCGGCCCGTTCGTGGTCGGTCGGATCTCCGACGCGAGCGGCAGCCTGCACACGGCGCTCCTCCTGCCGGCCGCCGGCTTTCTCGTGGCCGCCGTGATCGTCGCGCTCGCAGGACGGCTCGCGCGGCGGGCCTGA